CAAGCTTATGGGTGAAACCGCAGCTCTGGTCAACTACACCCCGGACAATTAATCGGAATCAAGGAGAAATAAAAATGGCTTTAACACTGACATGTCCCATCTGCGGAAAACGCAACGGATATGAATTTAGATACGGCGGTGAGGAAAAAGGCCCCAGACCCGAAGAAGAGGGCATGACGCCTGAAGCCTGGGTGGATTACGTACATATGAACAACTGCAAGGCAGGGGTTCAAGAAGAGTGGTGGTTCCATCGGGACGGATGCGGATCCTGGTTCAAAATTTTCCGGGATACGACCACGAACCTTGAACAGGCACAGGAGGAATAGGAAATGACGAACA
The DNA window shown above is from uncultured Desulfobacter sp. and carries:
- a CDS encoding sarcosine oxidase subunit delta; amino-acid sequence: MALTLTCPICGKRNGYEFRYGGEEKGPRPEEEGMTPEAWVDYVHMNNCKAGVQEEWWFHRDGCGSWFKIFRDTTTNLEQAQEE